A genomic stretch from Vulpes lagopus strain Blue_001 chromosome 11, ASM1834538v1, whole genome shotgun sequence includes:
- the TMEM179B gene encoding transmembrane protein 179B, which produces MALLWLQRFELLLLTAAFLCGAVAAAMLTRTQGSFSGCCPLYGVAALNGSFLALSQPSAPSVCYFVAGVSGLLALYCLLLLLFWVYSSCIEDSHRGPIGLRIALVISCIAIFLVLVSACILWFGTRSLCKSIISLNITISCSEAQKVSWTPPGTALQFYSNLHNAETSSWVNLVLWCVVLVLHVVQWKSEATPYRPLEQGDPEWSSETDALVGSRLPHS; this is translated from the exons ATGGCGCTGCTCTGGCTGCAGCGCTTCGAGCTCTTGCTCCTCACGGCCGCCTTTCTGTGCGGGGCCGTGGCGGCCGCGATGCTGACCCGGACCCag GGCTCCTTCAGTGGCTGCTGTCCCCTGTATGGTGTGGCCGCCCTGAATGGCTCCTTCCTGGCCTTATCCCAACCTTCGGCCCCGTCCGTTTGCTACTTTGTGGCTGGGGTCTCTGGCCTCCTGGCCCTCTACTGTCTCCTGCTTCTACTCTTCTGGGTCTACAGCAGCTGCATCGAGGACTCCCACAG aGGCCCCATAGGGCTCCGCATTGCATTGGTCATCTCGTGTATAGCCATCTTCTTGGTCTTAGTGTCTGCCTGTATTCTTTGGTTTGGCACCCGTTCTCTCTGCAAATCCATCATCTCCTTGAACATTACAATTAG CTGCTCCGAAGCCCAGAAAGTTTCATGGACACCCCCTGGAACCGCCCTGCAGTTTTACTCCAACCTGCACAATGCTGAA ACCTCTTCTTGGGTGAATCTGGTTTTGTGGTGTGTGGTCTTGGTGCTTCATGTGGTGCAGTGGAAGTCTGAAGCCACCCCATACCGGCCCCTGGAGCAGGGGGACCCTGAATGGAGCTCTGAGACAGATGCTCTCGTTGGGTCTCGCCTTCCCCATTCCTGA
- the TAF6L gene encoding TAF6-like RNA polymerase II p300/CBP-associated factor-associated factor 65 kDa subunit 6L isoform X4, with amino-acid sequence MSEREERRFVEIPRESVRLMAESTGLELSDEVAALLAEDVCYRLREATQNSSQFMKHTKRRKLTVEDFNRALRWSSVEAVCGYGSQEVLPLRPAREGELYFPEDREVNLVELALATNIPKGCAETAVRVHVSYLDGKGNLAPQGSVPSAVSSLTDDLLKYYQQVTRAVLGDDPQLMKIALQDLQTNSKIAALLPYFVYVVSGVKSVSHDLEQLHRLLQVARSLVRNPHLCLGPYVRSLVGSVLYCVLEPLAASINPLNDHWTLRDGAALLLSHIFWTHGDLVSGLYQQILLSLQKVLADPVRPLCSHYGAVVGLHALGWKAVERVLYPHLSTYWTNLQAVLDDYSVSNAQVKADGHKVYGAILVAVERLLKMKAQAAEPNKGGPSGRGFRSSDDLPWDSLLLQESPSGGSAEPGFGSVHPLPPGGAGPEDPSPSVTLADIYQELYAFFGDSLATRFGTGQPTPTTLRPPGDKKEPASAPDSVRKMPQLTANAMVSPQGDESPRGGGPASASAPAASESRPLPRVHRARGAPRQQGPGAGTRDVFQKSRFAPRGAPYFRFIIAGRQAGRRCRGRLFQTAFPVPYGPSPASRYVQKLPMIGRTGRPARRWALSDYSLYLPL; translated from the exons ATGTCGGAGCGGGAAGAGCGGCGGTTTGTGGAGATCCCCCGGGAATCGGTCCGGCTCATGGCGGAGAGCACGGGCCTGGAGCTGAGCGATGAGGTGGCGGCCCTGCTCGCGGAGGATGTGTGCTACCGGCTCAGGGAGGCCACCCAG AATAGCTCTCAATTCATGAAACACACCAAGCGGCGGAAGCTGACTGTTGAGGATTTCAACAGGGCCCTCCGATGGAGCAGTGTGGAG GCCGTGTGCGGTTACGGATCCCAGGAGGTGCTGCCCCTGCGCCCTGCCAGAGAGGGTGAGCTTTACTTTCCTGAGGACCGAGAAGTGAACCTGGTGGAGCTGGCCCTGGCCACCAACATCCCAAAAGGCTGTGCCGAGACAGCTGTGAGAG TTCACGTCTCCTACCTGGACGGCAAAGGGAACCTGGCACCGCAGGGATCAG TGCCCAGCGCTGTGTCTTCGCTGACTGATGACCTTCTCAAGTACTACCAGCAGGTGACTCGGGCTGTGCTGGGGGATGATCCACAGCTGATGAAG ATTGCTCTCCAGGATCTGCAGACAAACTCCAAGATTGCAGCACTCCTGCCTTACTTTGTCTACGTGGTCAGTGGG GTAAAATCTGTAAGCCACGACCTGGAGCAGCTGCATCGGCTCTTGCAAGTAGCCCGGAGCCTGGTTCGGAACCCCCACCTCTGCCTGGGGCCCTATGTTCGCTCCCTTGTAGGCAGCGTCCTCTACTGTGTCCTGGAGCCATTGGCTGCCTCCATCAACCCTCTGAATGACCACTGGACTCTTCGGGATGGTGCTGCCCTCCTGCTCAGCCACATCTTCTG GACTCATGGGGATCTCGTGAGTGGCCTGTATCAGCAGATCCTGCTCTCCCTGCAGAAGGTCCTGGCAGACCCCGTGCGGCCTCTCTGCTCTCACTACGGGGCTGTGGTGGGGCTGCATGCCCTTGGCTGGAAG gCAGTGGAACGAGTCCTGTACCCACACCTGTCCACTTACTGGACAAATCTGCAGGCTGTGCTAGATGATTATTCCGTCTCTAACGCCCAGGTTAAAGCAGATGGGCACAAGGTTTATGGAGCCATTCTG GTGGCTGTAGAGCGACTGTTGAAGATGAAGGCCCAGGCggcagagcccaacaagggagGCCCAAGCGGCAGGGGGTTCCGGAGCTCAGACGACCTGCCCTGGGACAGCCTGCTCCTGCAGGAGTCTCCCTCCGGGGGCAGCGCGGAGCCAGGCTTCGGGTCCGTCCACCCGCTACCGCCAGGAGGCGCGGGGCCAGAGGATCCTTCCCCCTCAGTGACTCTGGCGGACATCTACCAGGAGCTGTACGCTTTCTTCGGGGACAGCTTGGCTACCCGCTTTGGCACGGGTCAGCCGACACCTACCACTCTGCGGCCGCCCGGGGACAAGAAGGAGCCGGCGTCCGCCCCGGACTCGGTGCGGAAGATGCCACAGCTGACGGCCAACGCCATGGTCAGCCCGCAGGGCGACGAGAGCCCCCGCGGCGGCGGCCCCGCGTCCGCCTCTGCGCCCGCCGCCTCCGAGAGCCGGCCGCTTCCGCGCGTGCaccgggcgcggggggcgccccGGCAGCAGGGCCCCGGCGCCGGCACGCGTGACGTCTTCCAGAAGAGCCGCTTCGCCCCGCGCGGCGCCCCTTATTTCCGTTTTATTATTGCGGGGCGGCAGGCCGGGAGGCGGTGCCGCGGGCGTCTCTTCCAGACCGCCTTCCCCGTGCCGTACGGGCCCAGCCCGGCCTCCCGCTACGTGCAGAAGCTACCCATGATCGGCCGCACCGGCCGCCCGGCCCGCCGCTGGGCGCTCTCGGACTACTCGCTGTACCTTCCGCTCTAA
- the TMEM223 gene encoding transmembrane protein 223, protein MGAPGGLCSVRLLVALRSLPARQLLHDVAPPRDVLLFEHERGSFFAVLGLFCAGQGVFWASLAVAALARPPAQALPLDTEIPDRGRLDLRSTLWRYGLAVGCGAIGTLVLGAGLLFSLRSVRSVMLRAGGKQVTLTTHAPFGLGAHFTVPLNQVSCMAHRGEVPAMLPLKIKGRRFYFLLDKAGHFPNTKLFDNTVGAYRSL, encoded by the exons atgggggcacctgggggcttgTGTTCCGTGCGGCTACTAGTTGCACTGCGGTCCCTGCCGGCGCGCCAGCTCCTGCACGACGTGGCCCCGCCGCGGGACGTGCTGCTCTTTGAGCACGAACGGGGCAGCTTCTTCGCCGTCCTCGGCCTGTTCTGCGCGGGCCAGGGCGTCTTCTGGGCCTCTCTGGCCGTGGCAGCCTTGGCCCGACCGCCGGCCCAGGCGCTGCCTCTAGACACCGAGATCCCAGACCGCGGCCGCTTGGACCTACGCTCCACACTCTGGCGCTACGGTCTGGCTGTCGGTTGCGGCGCCATTG GTACCCTGGTACTTGGTGCTggtcttctcttctccctccgtTCTGTGCGTTCAGTGATGCTCCGGGCTGGAGGGAAGCAGGTGACCCTCACCACTCATGCCCCCTTTGGCTTGGGTGCTCATTTCACCGTCCCTTTAAATCAGGTATCCTGCATGGCCCACCGCGGTGAAGTCCCTGCTATGTTGCCTCTAAAGATCAAAGGCCGGCGCTTCTACTTCCTCTTGGACAAAGCTGGACATTTCCCCAACACAAAACTCTTTGACAATACTGTAGGTGCCTACCGCAGCTTGTGA
- the TAF6L gene encoding TAF6-like RNA polymerase II p300/CBP-associated factor-associated factor 65 kDa subunit 6L isoform X1, with product MESQCLLRAYYVLTPCGTLGMQSSISVMSEREERRFVEIPRESVRLMAESTGLELSDEVAALLAEDVCYRLREATQNSSQFMKHTKRRKLTVEDFNRALRWSSVEAVCGYGSQEVLPLRPAREGELYFPEDREVNLVELALATNIPKGCAETAVRVHVSYLDGKGNLAPQGSVPSAVSSLTDDLLKYYQQVTRAVLGDDPQLMKIALQDLQTNSKIAALLPYFVYVVSGVKSVSHDLEQLHRLLQVARSLVRNPHLCLGPYVRSLVGSVLYCVLEPLAASINPLNDHWTLRDGAALLLSHIFWTHGDLVSGLYQQILLSLQKVLADPVRPLCSHYGAVVGLHALGWKAVERVLYPHLSTYWTNLQAVLDDYSVSNAQVKADGHKVYGAILVAVERLLKMKAQAAEPNKGGPSGRGFRSSDDLPWDSLLLQESPSGGSAEPGFGSVHPLPPGGAGPEDPSPSVTLADIYQELYAFFGDSLATRFGTGQPTPTTLRPPGDKKEPASAPDSVRKMPQLTANAMVSPQGDESPRGGGPASASAPAASESRPLPRVHRARGAPRQQGPGAGTRDVFQKSRFAPRGAPYFRFIIAGRQAGRRCRGRLFQTAFPVPYGPSPASRYVQKLPMIGRTGRPARRWALSDYSLYLPL from the exons ATGGAGAG cCAGTGTTTATTGAGGGCGTATTATGTGCTGACACCGTGCGGGACGCTGGGGATGCAAAG CTCCATCAGCGTCATGTCGGAGCGGGAAGAGCGGCGGTTTGTGGAGATCCCCCGGGAATCGGTCCGGCTCATGGCGGAGAGCACGGGCCTGGAGCTGAGCGATGAGGTGGCGGCCCTGCTCGCGGAGGATGTGTGCTACCGGCTCAGGGAGGCCACCCAG AATAGCTCTCAATTCATGAAACACACCAAGCGGCGGAAGCTGACTGTTGAGGATTTCAACAGGGCCCTCCGATGGAGCAGTGTGGAG GCCGTGTGCGGTTACGGATCCCAGGAGGTGCTGCCCCTGCGCCCTGCCAGAGAGGGTGAGCTTTACTTTCCTGAGGACCGAGAAGTGAACCTGGTGGAGCTGGCCCTGGCCACCAACATCCCAAAAGGCTGTGCCGAGACAGCTGTGAGAG TTCACGTCTCCTACCTGGACGGCAAAGGGAACCTGGCACCGCAGGGATCAG TGCCCAGCGCTGTGTCTTCGCTGACTGATGACCTTCTCAAGTACTACCAGCAGGTGACTCGGGCTGTGCTGGGGGATGATCCACAGCTGATGAAG ATTGCTCTCCAGGATCTGCAGACAAACTCCAAGATTGCAGCACTCCTGCCTTACTTTGTCTACGTGGTCAGTGGG GTAAAATCTGTAAGCCACGACCTGGAGCAGCTGCATCGGCTCTTGCAAGTAGCCCGGAGCCTGGTTCGGAACCCCCACCTCTGCCTGGGGCCCTATGTTCGCTCCCTTGTAGGCAGCGTCCTCTACTGTGTCCTGGAGCCATTGGCTGCCTCCATCAACCCTCTGAATGACCACTGGACTCTTCGGGATGGTGCTGCCCTCCTGCTCAGCCACATCTTCTG GACTCATGGGGATCTCGTGAGTGGCCTGTATCAGCAGATCCTGCTCTCCCTGCAGAAGGTCCTGGCAGACCCCGTGCGGCCTCTCTGCTCTCACTACGGGGCTGTGGTGGGGCTGCATGCCCTTGGCTGGAAG gCAGTGGAACGAGTCCTGTACCCACACCTGTCCACTTACTGGACAAATCTGCAGGCTGTGCTAGATGATTATTCCGTCTCTAACGCCCAGGTTAAAGCAGATGGGCACAAGGTTTATGGAGCCATTCTG GTGGCTGTAGAGCGACTGTTGAAGATGAAGGCCCAGGCggcagagcccaacaagggagGCCCAAGCGGCAGGGGGTTCCGGAGCTCAGACGACCTGCCCTGGGACAGCCTGCTCCTGCAGGAGTCTCCCTCCGGGGGCAGCGCGGAGCCAGGCTTCGGGTCCGTCCACCCGCTACCGCCAGGAGGCGCGGGGCCAGAGGATCCTTCCCCCTCAGTGACTCTGGCGGACATCTACCAGGAGCTGTACGCTTTCTTCGGGGACAGCTTGGCTACCCGCTTTGGCACGGGTCAGCCGACACCTACCACTCTGCGGCCGCCCGGGGACAAGAAGGAGCCGGCGTCCGCCCCGGACTCGGTGCGGAAGATGCCACAGCTGACGGCCAACGCCATGGTCAGCCCGCAGGGCGACGAGAGCCCCCGCGGCGGCGGCCCCGCGTCCGCCTCTGCGCCCGCCGCCTCCGAGAGCCGGCCGCTTCCGCGCGTGCaccgggcgcggggggcgccccGGCAGCAGGGCCCCGGCGCCGGCACGCGTGACGTCTTCCAGAAGAGCCGCTTCGCCCCGCGCGGCGCCCCTTATTTCCGTTTTATTATTGCGGGGCGGCAGGCCGGGAGGCGGTGCCGCGGGCGTCTCTTCCAGACCGCCTTCCCCGTGCCGTACGGGCCCAGCCCGGCCTCCCGCTACGTGCAGAAGCTACCCATGATCGGCCGCACCGGCCGCCCGGCCCGCCGCTGGGCGCTCTCGGACTACTCGCTGTACCTTCCGCTCTAA
- the TAF6L gene encoding TAF6-like RNA polymerase II p300/CBP-associated factor-associated factor 65 kDa subunit 6L isoform X2, translating to MESQCLLRAYYVLTPCGTLGMQSSISVMSEREERRFVEIPRESVRLMAESTGLELSDEVAALLAEDVCYRLREATQNSSQFMKHTKRRKLTVEDFNRALRWSSVEAVCGYGSQEVLPLRPAREGELYFPEDREVNLVELALATNIPKGCAETAVRVHVSYLDGKGNLAPQGSVPSAVSSLTDDLLKYYQQVTRAVLGDDPQLMKDLQTNSKIAALLPYFVYVVSGVKSVSHDLEQLHRLLQVARSLVRNPHLCLGPYVRSLVGSVLYCVLEPLAASINPLNDHWTLRDGAALLLSHIFWTHGDLVSGLYQQILLSLQKVLADPVRPLCSHYGAVVGLHALGWKAVERVLYPHLSTYWTNLQAVLDDYSVSNAQVKADGHKVYGAILVAVERLLKMKAQAAEPNKGGPSGRGFRSSDDLPWDSLLLQESPSGGSAEPGFGSVHPLPPGGAGPEDPSPSVTLADIYQELYAFFGDSLATRFGTGQPTPTTLRPPGDKKEPASAPDSVRKMPQLTANAMVSPQGDESPRGGGPASASAPAASESRPLPRVHRARGAPRQQGPGAGTRDVFQKSRFAPRGAPYFRFIIAGRQAGRRCRGRLFQTAFPVPYGPSPASRYVQKLPMIGRTGRPARRWALSDYSLYLPL from the exons ATGGAGAG cCAGTGTTTATTGAGGGCGTATTATGTGCTGACACCGTGCGGGACGCTGGGGATGCAAAG CTCCATCAGCGTCATGTCGGAGCGGGAAGAGCGGCGGTTTGTGGAGATCCCCCGGGAATCGGTCCGGCTCATGGCGGAGAGCACGGGCCTGGAGCTGAGCGATGAGGTGGCGGCCCTGCTCGCGGAGGATGTGTGCTACCGGCTCAGGGAGGCCACCCAG AATAGCTCTCAATTCATGAAACACACCAAGCGGCGGAAGCTGACTGTTGAGGATTTCAACAGGGCCCTCCGATGGAGCAGTGTGGAG GCCGTGTGCGGTTACGGATCCCAGGAGGTGCTGCCCCTGCGCCCTGCCAGAGAGGGTGAGCTTTACTTTCCTGAGGACCGAGAAGTGAACCTGGTGGAGCTGGCCCTGGCCACCAACATCCCAAAAGGCTGTGCCGAGACAGCTGTGAGAG TTCACGTCTCCTACCTGGACGGCAAAGGGAACCTGGCACCGCAGGGATCAG TGCCCAGCGCTGTGTCTTCGCTGACTGATGACCTTCTCAAGTACTACCAGCAGGTGACTCGGGCTGTGCTGGGGGATGATCCACAGCTGATGAAG GATCTGCAGACAAACTCCAAGATTGCAGCACTCCTGCCTTACTTTGTCTACGTGGTCAGTGGG GTAAAATCTGTAAGCCACGACCTGGAGCAGCTGCATCGGCTCTTGCAAGTAGCCCGGAGCCTGGTTCGGAACCCCCACCTCTGCCTGGGGCCCTATGTTCGCTCCCTTGTAGGCAGCGTCCTCTACTGTGTCCTGGAGCCATTGGCTGCCTCCATCAACCCTCTGAATGACCACTGGACTCTTCGGGATGGTGCTGCCCTCCTGCTCAGCCACATCTTCTG GACTCATGGGGATCTCGTGAGTGGCCTGTATCAGCAGATCCTGCTCTCCCTGCAGAAGGTCCTGGCAGACCCCGTGCGGCCTCTCTGCTCTCACTACGGGGCTGTGGTGGGGCTGCATGCCCTTGGCTGGAAG gCAGTGGAACGAGTCCTGTACCCACACCTGTCCACTTACTGGACAAATCTGCAGGCTGTGCTAGATGATTATTCCGTCTCTAACGCCCAGGTTAAAGCAGATGGGCACAAGGTTTATGGAGCCATTCTG GTGGCTGTAGAGCGACTGTTGAAGATGAAGGCCCAGGCggcagagcccaacaagggagGCCCAAGCGGCAGGGGGTTCCGGAGCTCAGACGACCTGCCCTGGGACAGCCTGCTCCTGCAGGAGTCTCCCTCCGGGGGCAGCGCGGAGCCAGGCTTCGGGTCCGTCCACCCGCTACCGCCAGGAGGCGCGGGGCCAGAGGATCCTTCCCCCTCAGTGACTCTGGCGGACATCTACCAGGAGCTGTACGCTTTCTTCGGGGACAGCTTGGCTACCCGCTTTGGCACGGGTCAGCCGACACCTACCACTCTGCGGCCGCCCGGGGACAAGAAGGAGCCGGCGTCCGCCCCGGACTCGGTGCGGAAGATGCCACAGCTGACGGCCAACGCCATGGTCAGCCCGCAGGGCGACGAGAGCCCCCGCGGCGGCGGCCCCGCGTCCGCCTCTGCGCCCGCCGCCTCCGAGAGCCGGCCGCTTCCGCGCGTGCaccgggcgcggggggcgccccGGCAGCAGGGCCCCGGCGCCGGCACGCGTGACGTCTTCCAGAAGAGCCGCTTCGCCCCGCGCGGCGCCCCTTATTTCCGTTTTATTATTGCGGGGCGGCAGGCCGGGAGGCGGTGCCGCGGGCGTCTCTTCCAGACCGCCTTCCCCGTGCCGTACGGGCCCAGCCCGGCCTCCCGCTACGTGCAGAAGCTACCCATGATCGGCCGCACCGGCCGCCCGGCCCGCCGCTGGGCGCTCTCGGACTACTCGCTGTACCTTCCGCTCTAA
- the TAF6L gene encoding TAF6-like RNA polymerase II p300/CBP-associated factor-associated factor 65 kDa subunit 6L isoform X3: MQSSISVMSEREERRFVEIPRESVRLMAESTGLELSDEVAALLAEDVCYRLREATQNSSQFMKHTKRRKLTVEDFNRALRWSSVEAVCGYGSQEVLPLRPAREGELYFPEDREVNLVELALATNIPKGCAETAVRVHVSYLDGKGNLAPQGSVPSAVSSLTDDLLKYYQQVTRAVLGDDPQLMKIALQDLQTNSKIAALLPYFVYVVSGVKSVSHDLEQLHRLLQVARSLVRNPHLCLGPYVRSLVGSVLYCVLEPLAASINPLNDHWTLRDGAALLLSHIFWTHGDLVSGLYQQILLSLQKVLADPVRPLCSHYGAVVGLHALGWKAVERVLYPHLSTYWTNLQAVLDDYSVSNAQVKADGHKVYGAILVAVERLLKMKAQAAEPNKGGPSGRGFRSSDDLPWDSLLLQESPSGGSAEPGFGSVHPLPPGGAGPEDPSPSVTLADIYQELYAFFGDSLATRFGTGQPTPTTLRPPGDKKEPASAPDSVRKMPQLTANAMVSPQGDESPRGGGPASASAPAASESRPLPRVHRARGAPRQQGPGAGTRDVFQKSRFAPRGAPYFRFIIAGRQAGRRCRGRLFQTAFPVPYGPSPASRYVQKLPMIGRTGRPARRWALSDYSLYLPL; encoded by the exons ATGCAAAG CTCCATCAGCGTCATGTCGGAGCGGGAAGAGCGGCGGTTTGTGGAGATCCCCCGGGAATCGGTCCGGCTCATGGCGGAGAGCACGGGCCTGGAGCTGAGCGATGAGGTGGCGGCCCTGCTCGCGGAGGATGTGTGCTACCGGCTCAGGGAGGCCACCCAG AATAGCTCTCAATTCATGAAACACACCAAGCGGCGGAAGCTGACTGTTGAGGATTTCAACAGGGCCCTCCGATGGAGCAGTGTGGAG GCCGTGTGCGGTTACGGATCCCAGGAGGTGCTGCCCCTGCGCCCTGCCAGAGAGGGTGAGCTTTACTTTCCTGAGGACCGAGAAGTGAACCTGGTGGAGCTGGCCCTGGCCACCAACATCCCAAAAGGCTGTGCCGAGACAGCTGTGAGAG TTCACGTCTCCTACCTGGACGGCAAAGGGAACCTGGCACCGCAGGGATCAG TGCCCAGCGCTGTGTCTTCGCTGACTGATGACCTTCTCAAGTACTACCAGCAGGTGACTCGGGCTGTGCTGGGGGATGATCCACAGCTGATGAAG ATTGCTCTCCAGGATCTGCAGACAAACTCCAAGATTGCAGCACTCCTGCCTTACTTTGTCTACGTGGTCAGTGGG GTAAAATCTGTAAGCCACGACCTGGAGCAGCTGCATCGGCTCTTGCAAGTAGCCCGGAGCCTGGTTCGGAACCCCCACCTCTGCCTGGGGCCCTATGTTCGCTCCCTTGTAGGCAGCGTCCTCTACTGTGTCCTGGAGCCATTGGCTGCCTCCATCAACCCTCTGAATGACCACTGGACTCTTCGGGATGGTGCTGCCCTCCTGCTCAGCCACATCTTCTG GACTCATGGGGATCTCGTGAGTGGCCTGTATCAGCAGATCCTGCTCTCCCTGCAGAAGGTCCTGGCAGACCCCGTGCGGCCTCTCTGCTCTCACTACGGGGCTGTGGTGGGGCTGCATGCCCTTGGCTGGAAG gCAGTGGAACGAGTCCTGTACCCACACCTGTCCACTTACTGGACAAATCTGCAGGCTGTGCTAGATGATTATTCCGTCTCTAACGCCCAGGTTAAAGCAGATGGGCACAAGGTTTATGGAGCCATTCTG GTGGCTGTAGAGCGACTGTTGAAGATGAAGGCCCAGGCggcagagcccaacaagggagGCCCAAGCGGCAGGGGGTTCCGGAGCTCAGACGACCTGCCCTGGGACAGCCTGCTCCTGCAGGAGTCTCCCTCCGGGGGCAGCGCGGAGCCAGGCTTCGGGTCCGTCCACCCGCTACCGCCAGGAGGCGCGGGGCCAGAGGATCCTTCCCCCTCAGTGACTCTGGCGGACATCTACCAGGAGCTGTACGCTTTCTTCGGGGACAGCTTGGCTACCCGCTTTGGCACGGGTCAGCCGACACCTACCACTCTGCGGCCGCCCGGGGACAAGAAGGAGCCGGCGTCCGCCCCGGACTCGGTGCGGAAGATGCCACAGCTGACGGCCAACGCCATGGTCAGCCCGCAGGGCGACGAGAGCCCCCGCGGCGGCGGCCCCGCGTCCGCCTCTGCGCCCGCCGCCTCCGAGAGCCGGCCGCTTCCGCGCGTGCaccgggcgcggggggcgccccGGCAGCAGGGCCCCGGCGCCGGCACGCGTGACGTCTTCCAGAAGAGCCGCTTCGCCCCGCGCGGCGCCCCTTATTTCCGTTTTATTATTGCGGGGCGGCAGGCCGGGAGGCGGTGCCGCGGGCGTCTCTTCCAGACCGCCTTCCCCGTGCCGTACGGGCCCAGCCCGGCCTCCCGCTACGTGCAGAAGCTACCCATGATCGGCCGCACCGGCCGCCCGGCCCGCCGCTGGGCGCTCTCGGACTACTCGCTGTACCTTCCGCTCTAA